One stretch of Salmo trutta chromosome 7, fSalTru1.1, whole genome shotgun sequence DNA includes these proteins:
- the cdkn1cb gene encoding cyclin-dependent kinase inhibitor 1B produces the protein MSNVQLSSSALERLAARRTFPLHARTGVCRNLFGPVDHDELNREMKSKMWEISERDQRRWNFNFDADVPLSGDYEWEETPVDTTPVFYQDSVQVGRNRIVTPVNLKQCVDFIPLDVSPLCEDRLTNSESSTPCPTEVNQENWAMKQNSGKPTRKPVPCVRSKRTATADTTTTAHITDFYVKRKKTTAETKMNESTCQHPSSPIPVEQTPRKRIR, from the exons ATGTCCAACGTCCAGCTATCAAGCAGCGCCCTGGAGAGGTTGGCCGCACGGAGGACCTTTCCTCTCCACGCACGCACAGGCGTCTGCCGTAACCTTTTTGGACCGGTGGATCACGACGAACTGAACCGGGAGATGAAATCCAAGATGTGGGAGATTTCTGAGAGGGACCAGCGCAGATGGAACTTTAATTTCGACGCCGACGTGCCACTGTCTGGGGACTACGAGTGGGAGGAAACCCCGGTAGATACGACTCCAGTCTTCTACCAGGACTCTGTACAGGTCGGGAGGAACAGGATTGTAACACCAGTCAATCTGAAGCAATGCGTGGACTTTATCCCACTGGATGTATCGCCTCTTTGCGAGGACCGTTTGACCAACTCTGAAAGTAGCACCCCCTGTCCCACCGAAGTCAACCAGGAGAACTGGGCAATGAAGCAGAACTCAGGGAAGCCTACCCGAAAACCAGTCCCGTGCGTTCGAAGCAAAAGAACGGCTACTGCTGATACAACGACCACGGCACATATTACAG ACTTCTACGTGAAACGTAAAAAGACGACGGCCGAGACGAAGATGAATGAAAGCACTTGCCAGCATCCTTCGTCTCCCATTCCTGTAGAACAAACTCCACGCAAGAGAATTCGTTGA